Proteins found in one Oncorhynchus keta strain PuntledgeMale-10-30-2019 chromosome 2, Oket_V2, whole genome shotgun sequence genomic segment:
- the LOC118357589 gene encoding CUGBP Elav-like family member 1 isoform X19 yields the protein MDSIDAEGLYLSTEQHGQPQCELPQTALEVPTIGGAKKMNGTLDHPDQPDIDAIKMFVGQIPRSWAEEQLRELFEPYGAVYEINVLRDRSQNPPQSKGCCFITYYTRKSALEAQNALHNMKILPGMHHPIQMKPADSEKNNAVEDRKLFIGMISKKCNENDIRLMFSPYGQIEECRILRGPDGLSRGCAFITFTARQMAQSTIKSMHQSQTMEGCSSPIVVKFADTQKDKEQKRITQQLQQQMQQLNTASMWGNLTGLNSLGPQYLALLQQSATSGNALNNLHPMSGLNAMQNLAALAAAASATQATPTGSSALTTSSSPLSVLTSSAGSSPTSCNNNSMNPMASLGALQSLAAGAGAGLNMGSLAGMAALNGGLGSGGLSNGTSSTMEALTQAYSGIQQYAAAALPSLYNQSLLSQQSVSAAGSQKEGPEGANLFIYHLPQEFGDQDLLQMFMPFGNVISAKVFIDKQTNLSKCFGFVSYDNPVSSQAAIQSMNGFQIGMKRLKVQLKRSKNDSKPY from the exons ATGGATAGTATCGACGCTGAGGGCTTGTACCTGTCCACGGAGCAGCATGGGCAGCCACAATGTGAGCTTCCCCAAACTGCCCTGGAGGTGCCCACCATTGGGGG GGCGAAGAAGATGAACGGGACCCTGGACCACCCGGACCAGCCCGACATCGATGCTATCAAGATGTTCGTTGGCCAGATCCCACGGTCCTGGGCAGAGGAACAGCTGCGGGAGCTTTTTGAGCCTTACGGCGCCGTCTATGAAATCAATGTCTTGCGTGACAGGAGTCAAAACCCCCCTCAAAGCAAAG GTTGTTGTTTCATAACATATTACACTCGCAAATCTGCATTGGAAGCACAAAATGCTCTTCACAACATGAAAATTCTCCCAGGG ATGCATCACCCCATTCAGATGAAGCCAGCTGACAGTGAGAAGAATAATG CGGTGGAAGACAGGAAGTTGTTCATAGGAATGATATCGAAAAAGTGTAATGAGAATGACATCAGACTTATGTTCTCACCGTACGGACAGATCGAGGAATGTAGAATACTACGTGGGCCGGATGGACTGAGCCGTG GTTGTGCGTTTATAACTTTTACAGCAAGACAGATGGCACAGTCAACAATCAAATCCATGCACCAATCACAAACTATGGAG GGCTGCTCGTCTCCCATCGTAGTGAAGTTTGCCGACACGCAGAAGGACAAGGAGCAAAAGCGCATCACCCAGCAGCTTCAGCAGCAGATGCAGCAGCTCAACACTGCCTCAATGTGGGGGAATCTGACCGGGCTCAACTCTCTTGGACCACAGTATCTGGCA CTCCTCCAGCAGTCTGCCACCTCTGGGAATGCCCTCAACAACCTTCATCCCATGTCTG GGCTGAATGCCATGCAGAACCTGGCAGCCCTGGCAGCAGCGGCCAGCGCCACACAGGCAACGCCCACGGGCAGCAGCGCTCTCACCACCTCTAGCAGTCCCCTCAGCGTGCTCACCAGCTCAG CAGGATCGTCACCCACCTCCTGTAACAACAACTCAATGAACCCCATGGCCTCCTTAGGGGCGCTGCAGTCTTTGGCCGCAGGGGCTGGAGCCGGCCTTAACATGGGCTCACTTGCAG GGATGGCAGCACTGAACGGTGGTCTAGGCAGCGGGGGCCTGTCGAACGGAACCAGTAGCACCATGGAGGCCCTTACCCAGGCCTACTCTGGGATCCAGCAGTACGCTGCTGCTGCCCTCCCCAGCCTCTACAACCAGAGCCTGCTCTCCCAACAGAGTGTCAGTGCTGCAGGAAGCCAGAAGGAAG GCCCTGAGGGAGCCAACTTGTTCATCTACCACCTCCCCCAGGAGTTTGGAGACCAGGATCTGCTCCAGATGTTCATGCCCTTTGGCAACGTTATTTCCGCTAAGGTGTTCATTGACAAGCAGACCAACCTCAGCAAGTGTTTTG GCTTTGTGAGTTATGACAATCCAGTCTCATCCCAGGCCGCCATTCAGTCGATGAACGGTTTCCAAATTGGCATGAAGCGACTAAAGGTGCAGCTGAAGAGATCCAAAAATGACAGCAAGCCATATTGA
- the LOC118357589 gene encoding CUGBP Elav-like family member 1 isoform X12 — MDSIDAEGLYLSTEQHGQPQCELPQTALEVPTIGGAKKMNGTLDHPDQPDIDAIKMFVGQIPRSWAEEQLRELFEPYGAVYEINVLRDRSQNPPQSKGCCFITYYTRKSALEAQNALHNMKILPGMHHPIQMKPADSEKNNAVEDRKLFIGMISKKCNENDIRLMFSPYGQIEECRILRGPDGLSRGCAFITFTARQMAQSTIKSMHQSQTMEGCSSPIVVKFADTQKDKEQKRITQQLQQQMQQLNTASMWGNLTGLNSLGPQYLALYLQLLQQSATSGNALNNLHPMSGMSGLNAMQNLAALAAAASATQATPTGSSALTTSSSPLSVLTSSAGSSPTSCNNNSMNPMASLGALQSLAAGAGAGLNMGSLAELLCLGMAALNGGLGSGGLSNGTSSTMEALTQAYSGIQQYAAAALPSLYNQSLLSQQSVSAAGSQKEGPEGANLFIYHLPQEFGDQDLLQMFMPFGNVISAKVFIDKQTNLSKCFGFVSYDNPVSSQAAIQSMNGFQIGMKRLKVQLKRSKNDSKPY; from the exons ATGGATAGTATCGACGCTGAGGGCTTGTACCTGTCCACGGAGCAGCATGGGCAGCCACAATGTGAGCTTCCCCAAACTGCCCTGGAGGTGCCCACCATTGGGGG GGCGAAGAAGATGAACGGGACCCTGGACCACCCGGACCAGCCCGACATCGATGCTATCAAGATGTTCGTTGGCCAGATCCCACGGTCCTGGGCAGAGGAACAGCTGCGGGAGCTTTTTGAGCCTTACGGCGCCGTCTATGAAATCAATGTCTTGCGTGACAGGAGTCAAAACCCCCCTCAAAGCAAAG GTTGTTGTTTCATAACATATTACACTCGCAAATCTGCATTGGAAGCACAAAATGCTCTTCACAACATGAAAATTCTCCCAGGG ATGCATCACCCCATTCAGATGAAGCCAGCTGACAGTGAGAAGAATAATG CGGTGGAAGACAGGAAGTTGTTCATAGGAATGATATCGAAAAAGTGTAATGAGAATGACATCAGACTTATGTTCTCACCGTACGGACAGATCGAGGAATGTAGAATACTACGTGGGCCGGATGGACTGAGCCGTG GTTGTGCGTTTATAACTTTTACAGCAAGACAGATGGCACAGTCAACAATCAAATCCATGCACCAATCACAAACTATGGAG GGCTGCTCGTCTCCCATCGTAGTGAAGTTTGCCGACACGCAGAAGGACAAGGAGCAAAAGCGCATCACCCAGCAGCTTCAGCAGCAGATGCAGCAGCTCAACACTGCCTCAATGTGGGGGAATCTGACCGGGCTCAACTCTCTTGGACCACAGTATCTGGCA CTTTATTTACAGCTCCTCCAGCAGTCTGCCACCTCTGGGAATGCCCTCAACAACCTTCATCCCATGTCTGGTATGTCAG GGCTGAATGCCATGCAGAACCTGGCAGCCCTGGCAGCAGCGGCCAGCGCCACACAGGCAACGCCCACGGGCAGCAGCGCTCTCACCACCTCTAGCAGTCCCCTCAGCGTGCTCACCAGCTCAG CAGGATCGTCACCCACCTCCTGTAACAACAACTCAATGAACCCCATGGCCTCCTTAGGGGCGCTGCAGTCTTTGGCCGCAGGGGCTGGAGCCGGCCTTAACATGGGCTCACTTGCAG AGCTCCTGTGTCTAGGGATGGCAGCACTGAACGGTGGTCTAGGCAGCGGGGGCCTGTCGAACGGAACCAGTAGCACCATGGAGGCCCTTACCCAGGCCTACTCTGGGATCCAGCAGTACGCTGCTGCTGCCCTCCCCAGCCTCTACAACCAGAGCCTGCTCTCCCAACAGAGTGTCAGTGCTGCAGGAAGCCAGAAGGAAG GCCCTGAGGGAGCCAACTTGTTCATCTACCACCTCCCCCAGGAGTTTGGAGACCAGGATCTGCTCCAGATGTTCATGCCCTTTGGCAACGTTATTTCCGCTAAGGTGTTCATTGACAAGCAGACCAACCTCAGCAAGTGTTTTG GCTTTGTGAGTTATGACAATCCAGTCTCATCCCAGGCCGCCATTCAGTCGATGAACGGTTTCCAAATTGGCATGAAGCGACTAAAGGTGCAGCTGAAGAGATCCAAAAATGACAGCAAGCCATATTGA
- the LOC118357589 gene encoding CUGBP Elav-like family member 1 isoform X3, translating to MDSIDAEGLYLSTEQHGQPQCELPQTALEVPTIGGAKKMNGTLDHPDQPDIDAIKMFVGQIPRSWAEEQLRELFEPYGAVYEINVLRDRSQNPPQSKGCCFITYYTRKSALEAQNALHNMKILPGMHHPIQMKPADSEKNNAVEDRKLFIGMISKKCNENDIRLMFSPYGQIEECRILRGPDGLSRGCAFITFTARQMAQSTIKSMHQSQTMEGCSSPIVVKFADTQKDKEQKRITQQLQQQMQQLNTASMWGNLTGLNSLGPQYLALYLQLLQQSATSGNALNNLHPMSGMSGLNAMQNLAALAAAASATQATPTGSSALTTSSSPLSVLTSSGTSTGQQAHSSWDAYKGSSPTSCNNNSMNPMASLGALQSLAAGAGAGLNMGSLAELLCLGMAALNGGLGSGGLSNGTSSTMEALTQAYSGIQQYAAAALPSLYNQSLLSQQSVSAAGSQKEGPEGANLFIYHLPQEFGDQDLLQMFMPFGNVISAKVFIDKQTNLSKCFGFVSYDNPVSSQAAIQSMNGFQIGMKRLKVQLKRSKNDSKPY from the exons ATGGATAGTATCGACGCTGAGGGCTTGTACCTGTCCACGGAGCAGCATGGGCAGCCACAATGTGAGCTTCCCCAAACTGCCCTGGAGGTGCCCACCATTGGGGG GGCGAAGAAGATGAACGGGACCCTGGACCACCCGGACCAGCCCGACATCGATGCTATCAAGATGTTCGTTGGCCAGATCCCACGGTCCTGGGCAGAGGAACAGCTGCGGGAGCTTTTTGAGCCTTACGGCGCCGTCTATGAAATCAATGTCTTGCGTGACAGGAGTCAAAACCCCCCTCAAAGCAAAG GTTGTTGTTTCATAACATATTACACTCGCAAATCTGCATTGGAAGCACAAAATGCTCTTCACAACATGAAAATTCTCCCAGGG ATGCATCACCCCATTCAGATGAAGCCAGCTGACAGTGAGAAGAATAATG CGGTGGAAGACAGGAAGTTGTTCATAGGAATGATATCGAAAAAGTGTAATGAGAATGACATCAGACTTATGTTCTCACCGTACGGACAGATCGAGGAATGTAGAATACTACGTGGGCCGGATGGACTGAGCCGTG GTTGTGCGTTTATAACTTTTACAGCAAGACAGATGGCACAGTCAACAATCAAATCCATGCACCAATCACAAACTATGGAG GGCTGCTCGTCTCCCATCGTAGTGAAGTTTGCCGACACGCAGAAGGACAAGGAGCAAAAGCGCATCACCCAGCAGCTTCAGCAGCAGATGCAGCAGCTCAACACTGCCTCAATGTGGGGGAATCTGACCGGGCTCAACTCTCTTGGACCACAGTATCTGGCA CTTTATTTACAGCTCCTCCAGCAGTCTGCCACCTCTGGGAATGCCCTCAACAACCTTCATCCCATGTCTGGTATGTCAG GGCTGAATGCCATGCAGAACCTGGCAGCCCTGGCAGCAGCGGCCAGCGCCACACAGGCAACGCCCACGGGCAGCAGCGCTCTCACCACCTCTAGCAGTCCCCTCAGCGTGCTCACCAGCTCAGGTACGAGTACTGGACAGCAGGCACACTCATCATGGGACGCCTACAAGG GATCGTCACCCACCTCCTGTAACAACAACTCAATGAACCCCATGGCCTCCTTAGGGGCGCTGCAGTCTTTGGCCGCAGGGGCTGGAGCCGGCCTTAACATGGGCTCACTTGCAG AGCTCCTGTGTCTAGGGATGGCAGCACTGAACGGTGGTCTAGGCAGCGGGGGCCTGTCGAACGGAACCAGTAGCACCATGGAGGCCCTTACCCAGGCCTACTCTGGGATCCAGCAGTACGCTGCTGCTGCCCTCCCCAGCCTCTACAACCAGAGCCTGCTCTCCCAACAGAGTGTCAGTGCTGCAGGAAGCCAGAAGGAAG GCCCTGAGGGAGCCAACTTGTTCATCTACCACCTCCCCCAGGAGTTTGGAGACCAGGATCTGCTCCAGATGTTCATGCCCTTTGGCAACGTTATTTCCGCTAAGGTGTTCATTGACAAGCAGACCAACCTCAGCAAGTGTTTTG GCTTTGTGAGTTATGACAATCCAGTCTCATCCCAGGCCGCCATTCAGTCGATGAACGGTTTCCAAATTGGCATGAAGCGACTAAAGGTGCAGCTGAAGAGATCCAAAAATGACAGCAAGCCATATTGA
- the LOC118357589 gene encoding CUGBP Elav-like family member 1 isoform X26, whose amino-acid sequence MDSIDAEGLYLSTEQHGQPQCELPQTALEVPTIGGAKKMNGTLDHPDQPDIDAIKMFVGQIPRSWAEEQLRELFEPYGAVYEINVLRDRSQNPPQSKGCCFITYYTRKSALEAQNALHNMKILPGMHHPIQMKPADSEKNNAVEDRKLFIGMISKKCNENDIRLMFSPYGQIEECRILRGPDGLSRGCAFITFTARQMAQSTIKSMHQSQTMEGCSSPIVVKFADTQKDKEQKRITQQLQQQMQQLNTASMWGNLTGLNSLGPQYLALYLQLLQQSATSGNALNNLHPMSGMSAGSSPTSCNNNSMNPMASLGALQSLAAGAGAGLNMGSLAELLCLGMAALNGGLGSGGLSNGTSSTMEALTQAYSGIQQYAAAALPSLYNQSLLSQQSVSAAGSQKEGPEGANLFIYHLPQEFGDQDLLQMFMPFGNVISAKVFIDKQTNLSKCFGFVSYDNPVSSQAAIQSMNGFQIGMKRLKVQLKRSKNDSKPY is encoded by the exons ATGGATAGTATCGACGCTGAGGGCTTGTACCTGTCCACGGAGCAGCATGGGCAGCCACAATGTGAGCTTCCCCAAACTGCCCTGGAGGTGCCCACCATTGGGGG GGCGAAGAAGATGAACGGGACCCTGGACCACCCGGACCAGCCCGACATCGATGCTATCAAGATGTTCGTTGGCCAGATCCCACGGTCCTGGGCAGAGGAACAGCTGCGGGAGCTTTTTGAGCCTTACGGCGCCGTCTATGAAATCAATGTCTTGCGTGACAGGAGTCAAAACCCCCCTCAAAGCAAAG GTTGTTGTTTCATAACATATTACACTCGCAAATCTGCATTGGAAGCACAAAATGCTCTTCACAACATGAAAATTCTCCCAGGG ATGCATCACCCCATTCAGATGAAGCCAGCTGACAGTGAGAAGAATAATG CGGTGGAAGACAGGAAGTTGTTCATAGGAATGATATCGAAAAAGTGTAATGAGAATGACATCAGACTTATGTTCTCACCGTACGGACAGATCGAGGAATGTAGAATACTACGTGGGCCGGATGGACTGAGCCGTG GTTGTGCGTTTATAACTTTTACAGCAAGACAGATGGCACAGTCAACAATCAAATCCATGCACCAATCACAAACTATGGAG GGCTGCTCGTCTCCCATCGTAGTGAAGTTTGCCGACACGCAGAAGGACAAGGAGCAAAAGCGCATCACCCAGCAGCTTCAGCAGCAGATGCAGCAGCTCAACACTGCCTCAATGTGGGGGAATCTGACCGGGCTCAACTCTCTTGGACCACAGTATCTGGCA CTTTATTTACAGCTCCTCCAGCAGTCTGCCACCTCTGGGAATGCCCTCAACAACCTTCATCCCATGTCTGGTATGTCAG CAGGATCGTCACCCACCTCCTGTAACAACAACTCAATGAACCCCATGGCCTCCTTAGGGGCGCTGCAGTCTTTGGCCGCAGGGGCTGGAGCCGGCCTTAACATGGGCTCACTTGCAG AGCTCCTGTGTCTAGGGATGGCAGCACTGAACGGTGGTCTAGGCAGCGGGGGCCTGTCGAACGGAACCAGTAGCACCATGGAGGCCCTTACCCAGGCCTACTCTGGGATCCAGCAGTACGCTGCTGCTGCCCTCCCCAGCCTCTACAACCAGAGCCTGCTCTCCCAACAGAGTGTCAGTGCTGCAGGAAGCCAGAAGGAAG GCCCTGAGGGAGCCAACTTGTTCATCTACCACCTCCCCCAGGAGTTTGGAGACCAGGATCTGCTCCAGATGTTCATGCCCTTTGGCAACGTTATTTCCGCTAAGGTGTTCATTGACAAGCAGACCAACCTCAGCAAGTGTTTTG GCTTTGTGAGTTATGACAATCCAGTCTCATCCCAGGCCGCCATTCAGTCGATGAACGGTTTCCAAATTGGCATGAAGCGACTAAAGGTGCAGCTGAAGAGATCCAAAAATGACAGCAAGCCATATTGA
- the LOC118357589 gene encoding CUGBP Elav-like family member 1 isoform X8, with product MDSIDAEGLYLSTEQHGQPQCELPQTALEVPTIGGAKKMNGTLDHPDQPDIDAIKMFVGQIPRSWAEEQLRELFEPYGAVYEINVLRDRSQNPPQSKGCCFITYYTRKSALEAQNALHNMKILPGMHHPIQMKPADSEKNNAVEDRKLFIGMISKKCNENDIRLMFSPYGQIEECRILRGPDGLSRGCAFITFTARQMAQSTIKSMHQSQTMEGCSSPIVVKFADTQKDKEQKRITQQLQQQMQQLNTASMWGNLTGLNSLGPQYLALLQQSATSGNALNNLHPMSGLNAMQNLAALAAAASATQATPTGSSALTTSSSPLSVLTSSGTSTGQQAHSSWDAYKAGSSPTSCNNNSMNPMASLGALQSLAAGAGAGLNMGSLAELLCLGMAALNGGLGSGGLSNGTSSTMEALTQAYSGIQQYAAAALPSLYNQSLLSQQSVSAAGSQKEGPEGANLFIYHLPQEFGDQDLLQMFMPFGNVISAKVFIDKQTNLSKCFGFVSYDNPVSSQAAIQSMNGFQIGMKRLKVQLKRSKNDSKPY from the exons ATGGATAGTATCGACGCTGAGGGCTTGTACCTGTCCACGGAGCAGCATGGGCAGCCACAATGTGAGCTTCCCCAAACTGCCCTGGAGGTGCCCACCATTGGGGG GGCGAAGAAGATGAACGGGACCCTGGACCACCCGGACCAGCCCGACATCGATGCTATCAAGATGTTCGTTGGCCAGATCCCACGGTCCTGGGCAGAGGAACAGCTGCGGGAGCTTTTTGAGCCTTACGGCGCCGTCTATGAAATCAATGTCTTGCGTGACAGGAGTCAAAACCCCCCTCAAAGCAAAG GTTGTTGTTTCATAACATATTACACTCGCAAATCTGCATTGGAAGCACAAAATGCTCTTCACAACATGAAAATTCTCCCAGGG ATGCATCACCCCATTCAGATGAAGCCAGCTGACAGTGAGAAGAATAATG CGGTGGAAGACAGGAAGTTGTTCATAGGAATGATATCGAAAAAGTGTAATGAGAATGACATCAGACTTATGTTCTCACCGTACGGACAGATCGAGGAATGTAGAATACTACGTGGGCCGGATGGACTGAGCCGTG GTTGTGCGTTTATAACTTTTACAGCAAGACAGATGGCACAGTCAACAATCAAATCCATGCACCAATCACAAACTATGGAG GGCTGCTCGTCTCCCATCGTAGTGAAGTTTGCCGACACGCAGAAGGACAAGGAGCAAAAGCGCATCACCCAGCAGCTTCAGCAGCAGATGCAGCAGCTCAACACTGCCTCAATGTGGGGGAATCTGACCGGGCTCAACTCTCTTGGACCACAGTATCTGGCA CTCCTCCAGCAGTCTGCCACCTCTGGGAATGCCCTCAACAACCTTCATCCCATGTCTG GGCTGAATGCCATGCAGAACCTGGCAGCCCTGGCAGCAGCGGCCAGCGCCACACAGGCAACGCCCACGGGCAGCAGCGCTCTCACCACCTCTAGCAGTCCCCTCAGCGTGCTCACCAGCTCAGGTACGAGTACTGGACAGCAGGCACACTCATCATGGGACGCCTACAAGG CAGGATCGTCACCCACCTCCTGTAACAACAACTCAATGAACCCCATGGCCTCCTTAGGGGCGCTGCAGTCTTTGGCCGCAGGGGCTGGAGCCGGCCTTAACATGGGCTCACTTGCAG AGCTCCTGTGTCTAGGGATGGCAGCACTGAACGGTGGTCTAGGCAGCGGGGGCCTGTCGAACGGAACCAGTAGCACCATGGAGGCCCTTACCCAGGCCTACTCTGGGATCCAGCAGTACGCTGCTGCTGCCCTCCCCAGCCTCTACAACCAGAGCCTGCTCTCCCAACAGAGTGTCAGTGCTGCAGGAAGCCAGAAGGAAG GCCCTGAGGGAGCCAACTTGTTCATCTACCACCTCCCCCAGGAGTTTGGAGACCAGGATCTGCTCCAGATGTTCATGCCCTTTGGCAACGTTATTTCCGCTAAGGTGTTCATTGACAAGCAGACCAACCTCAGCAAGTGTTTTG GCTTTGTGAGTTATGACAATCCAGTCTCATCCCAGGCCGCCATTCAGTCGATGAACGGTTTCCAAATTGGCATGAAGCGACTAAAGGTGCAGCTGAAGAGATCCAAAAATGACAGCAAGCCATATTGA
- the LOC118357589 gene encoding CUGBP Elav-like family member 1 isoform X14, which produces MDSIDAEGLYLSTEQHGQPQCELPQTALEVPTIGGAKKMNGTLDHPDQPDIDAIKMFVGQIPRSWAEEQLRELFEPYGAVYEINVLRDRSQNPPQSKGCCFITYYTRKSALEAQNALHNMKILPGMHHPIQMKPADSEKNNAVEDRKLFIGMISKKCNENDIRLMFSPYGQIEECRILRGPDGLSRGCAFITFTARQMAQSTIKSMHQSQTMEGCSSPIVVKFADTQKDKEQKRITQQLQQQMQQLNTASMWGNLTGLNSLGPQYLALYLQLLQQSATSGNALNNLHPMSGLNAMQNLAALAAAASATQATPTGSSALTTSSSPLSVLTSSAGSSPTSCNNNSMNPMASLGALQSLAAGAGAGLNMGSLAELLCLGMAALNGGLGSGGLSNGTSSTMEALTQAYSGIQQYAAAALPSLYNQSLLSQQSVSAAGSQKEGPEGANLFIYHLPQEFGDQDLLQMFMPFGNVISAKVFIDKQTNLSKCFGFVSYDNPVSSQAAIQSMNGFQIGMKRLKVQLKRSKNDSKPY; this is translated from the exons ATGGATAGTATCGACGCTGAGGGCTTGTACCTGTCCACGGAGCAGCATGGGCAGCCACAATGTGAGCTTCCCCAAACTGCCCTGGAGGTGCCCACCATTGGGGG GGCGAAGAAGATGAACGGGACCCTGGACCACCCGGACCAGCCCGACATCGATGCTATCAAGATGTTCGTTGGCCAGATCCCACGGTCCTGGGCAGAGGAACAGCTGCGGGAGCTTTTTGAGCCTTACGGCGCCGTCTATGAAATCAATGTCTTGCGTGACAGGAGTCAAAACCCCCCTCAAAGCAAAG GTTGTTGTTTCATAACATATTACACTCGCAAATCTGCATTGGAAGCACAAAATGCTCTTCACAACATGAAAATTCTCCCAGGG ATGCATCACCCCATTCAGATGAAGCCAGCTGACAGTGAGAAGAATAATG CGGTGGAAGACAGGAAGTTGTTCATAGGAATGATATCGAAAAAGTGTAATGAGAATGACATCAGACTTATGTTCTCACCGTACGGACAGATCGAGGAATGTAGAATACTACGTGGGCCGGATGGACTGAGCCGTG GTTGTGCGTTTATAACTTTTACAGCAAGACAGATGGCACAGTCAACAATCAAATCCATGCACCAATCACAAACTATGGAG GGCTGCTCGTCTCCCATCGTAGTGAAGTTTGCCGACACGCAGAAGGACAAGGAGCAAAAGCGCATCACCCAGCAGCTTCAGCAGCAGATGCAGCAGCTCAACACTGCCTCAATGTGGGGGAATCTGACCGGGCTCAACTCTCTTGGACCACAGTATCTGGCA CTTTATTTACAGCTCCTCCAGCAGTCTGCCACCTCTGGGAATGCCCTCAACAACCTTCATCCCATGTCTG GGCTGAATGCCATGCAGAACCTGGCAGCCCTGGCAGCAGCGGCCAGCGCCACACAGGCAACGCCCACGGGCAGCAGCGCTCTCACCACCTCTAGCAGTCCCCTCAGCGTGCTCACCAGCTCAG CAGGATCGTCACCCACCTCCTGTAACAACAACTCAATGAACCCCATGGCCTCCTTAGGGGCGCTGCAGTCTTTGGCCGCAGGGGCTGGAGCCGGCCTTAACATGGGCTCACTTGCAG AGCTCCTGTGTCTAGGGATGGCAGCACTGAACGGTGGTCTAGGCAGCGGGGGCCTGTCGAACGGAACCAGTAGCACCATGGAGGCCCTTACCCAGGCCTACTCTGGGATCCAGCAGTACGCTGCTGCTGCCCTCCCCAGCCTCTACAACCAGAGCCTGCTCTCCCAACAGAGTGTCAGTGCTGCAGGAAGCCAGAAGGAAG GCCCTGAGGGAGCCAACTTGTTCATCTACCACCTCCCCCAGGAGTTTGGAGACCAGGATCTGCTCCAGATGTTCATGCCCTTTGGCAACGTTATTTCCGCTAAGGTGTTCATTGACAAGCAGACCAACCTCAGCAAGTGTTTTG GCTTTGTGAGTTATGACAATCCAGTCTCATCCCAGGCCGCCATTCAGTCGATGAACGGTTTCCAAATTGGCATGAAGCGACTAAAGGTGCAGCTGAAGAGATCCAAAAATGACAGCAAGCCATATTGA